ggtacgagattccattggagaagtgtcagaacttgatatccagtatgcccagaagagtggagaaagttttacaaaacaaaggtggatatactggatactagctttactttaataataaactaatttttttaagataaaattttttaggttttgtttaataagaatttttaaaaatgtatctattattatgagcaccaaatttttcgaaatttaagaaatttaatttactttataatatttattattaattatgaaatattttgtttttgttttttactctccttttaactataaataaaaatcgactgaattttttttataattttacaatataccattattttttttcgtttttaaaaaataaattttggtgtatctattattttgagcagatgtgtatatctggattactaagtcattaatatagacaatatggatatctaatgatagataagttagacctacaatgtgtcaaaatcgggaaaatattttttaacccgatttttttttatctacaaattgttttgtcataaattcattttcaaaaaaaaaaaaaaacattttttttaaattaaaaaaacttttttattaaaaaattaaaaaactattttgaaaaaaaagaaatcaaaaactATTCCCCAAATCCATATAAAAAACCTAGAAAAGAATGTCCAGGTTGATTTTAATTTGGAAACTTAGTCCAAGCATCTagtattaatttataaaaacctacctaatataaaaacaagttagaaattATAGTCTGTCAAATACCCTATACTGAGAATATGAGCAAACATTATTATATTACAATTTCCATAATTttgttttcgtgagtgattttcggaagtgggagcATGATCAATTATGAACCGACCGTCCTGGAATTAGGTCacgtgatttatttctatatgaaacatatttctgCCATATATAGGAGCTGTGAGCTATTATGGAACGATCGTCATGAAATAGGCgttgtgatttatttctatatgaaacttatttttgttaaattttccaaaatttttaagagatttatgctccttaaagtgattttcggaagtgggagttatgatgaaattttgtctttatatatgaaacttatttctgtttaattttattttttatttattttcaacaaccttggctattggccataaccggttataaatttgtatagggggctatgtgaaataatggtaCGATTTCacccaatttcaataggcttgatcgaaaaatcttaaaaattgcgacatgtactttgcgcaaaaggtttacatggacggatatcgtttaatcgactcagaaagtgattcgatGAAGTCGATGTTGGACTAAtaattttgggcgttacaaacatcaacataaacacataataccctccccactaggGTATAAATGTGGTGCCAAAAAAATCAACCGtgtgttattgtttttatttttaatcatctAATCAGTTTTTTTGCAAATCAGAATTatattctattttgtttttgtaacttATCGCTTTTAGTTATTTCATAAGCTGTACTATAATAAAGACATTTaagataataatattttaataatttccaaacaaaaaaaatgagtAAACGTAAGTGGATCAGCAGTATACATTTGTATCAAACGtacttttctgtttgttttgttaacaCGCACATCTTAACTTCTCTCTCCAGTCATGCGTTTGGCCTTGTTGCAACTTAAAGGATCTAAAGATAAATTGgctaatataaataatgctTCGCTAAAGATACATGAAGCTGTAAATCAGCACCAGGCACGTTTAATAACGTTACCCGAGTGTTTCAATTGTCCCTATGGTACAAAATATTTCCGTGAATATGCCGAAAATATACCCTTGGGTGAAACATCTCAAAAATTATCGGAGTTGGCCAAGGAATTGGGTGTATATATAGTGGGCGGCACTATACCAGAAGTGGGCGAAAATGATAAAATCTATAATACTTGTACCATTTGGTCGCCCGAGGGTAAATTATTGGCTAAACATCGTAAAATGCATTTATTCGATATTGATGTCAAAGATGGCATACGTTTCAAGGAGTCTGAAACATTGTCCCCAGGCAACGAATTTACCATAATCGAGGTGGATGGTCACAAAATTGGCATTGGTATTTGTTATGACATGCGTTTTGAGGAAATGGCTAAACTTTACAGAAAAGCTGGTAAGTAATAGTTATAACGAGGATATGTTTttcaactattaaaaaaaaaatacaggttGCGAAATGTTAATTTATCCTGCTGCATTTAACATGACCACTGGTCCATTACATTGGGAATTATTGCAACGTTCTCGTGCTAATGACAATCAATTATATGTGGTTACCACATCACCCGCCCGTGATGAATCAGCCGAATACATTGCTTATGGCCACTCAATGGTAGTTGACCCTTGGGCTAAGGTTCTAAAGAGTGCCAAAGAAGGAGAAGAGACTGTGATTGCCGATATAGGTAAGTTAAAAAGAATCCAATCCAAAGATACATAAGTACCTAATAATGCTATTGTTCTGCTTTCAGATTTCTCAATTGTAGAACAAGTACGTCAACAAATACCCGTATTCTCCCAAAGACGTGTAGAATTATATGACACTCTTAAGAAATAAAGAAACTATTTTAATTACATGATGTCAAATATAGAATTTGAATGATCATGGGATTTAAGCtacgaaaatatttttcatttacagGCACAATAATAGGTAAAATAACTGTTTGttaagaataataataataattattgctTTATTTTGAAGACTATAATTAgggaatataaaatattacagaTGATGgtttaaattattatacaatAGATTATAAGTATGTAAGTAAAAATACGGTTTAATTTTCCTTTAAAGTTGAATTAACATTTTCCAATTCAGTGGCTGAAGTCGTTGACACTTGCGTAGCATAAGGTCTTTGAGCCTGGCCAAACAATGCCTTGATGGCTTCATCGGTGGCCATTAAAGGCTGGCTAATAAACTCTAAAGCCTGTACAGCATATTTTTCAGAATCACATAGTGGTGATGTCGAAGCAGAAGATATGCTTATATCACTTTCTGGCATACCAACACCAGAATGTAAGACCATTTGttgtaatatatttaagttttcTGCTGACAAAGTTATGACATCGGAAGCTGGTAAATTAAGGTAGcgtatttttgctaaaaatttcaagtttttcaaCATTTCTAACTGCATTTGCCTCAGTTGATGTGTTGTGTGTAGTAGTTTTTTTGTAGATTCGTTaagcatttgatttttttgtgttAGATCTGCCTTCCATCTGGCTAATTCTTCTACCATTACACTGCTGGCCAGAAATTTTGAACGCCAAACTTCACATTGGCCagctaaaaattcaatttgttcTGTATGTGTTGTTAAGTTGTTGGCTGTATCGAGCAAAGCTCTG
The nucleotide sequence above comes from Calliphora vicina chromosome 1, idCalVici1.1, whole genome shotgun sequence. Encoded proteins:
- the LOC135963511 gene encoding omega-amidase NIT2, with translation MSKLMRLALLQLKGSKDKLANINNASLKIHEAVNQHQARLITLPECFNCPYGTKYFREYAENIPLGETSQKLSELAKELGVYIVGGTIPEVGENDKIYNTCTIWSPEGKLLAKHRKMHLFDIDVKDGIRFKESETLSPGNEFTIIEVDGHKIGIGICYDMRFEEMAKLYRKAGCEMLIYPAAFNMTTGPLHWELLQRSRANDNQLYVVTTSPARDESAEYIAYGHSMVVDPWAKVLKSAKEGEETVIADIDFSIVEQVRQQIPVFSQRRVELYDTLKK